The proteins below come from a single Malus domestica chromosome 03, GDT2T_hap1 genomic window:
- the LOC139194710 gene encoding uncharacterized protein yields MGHRASQCPQGQQRPQQTTMPPPVPIQQSFGPGSYGQSSRGGAYHYQGDAAPYASGPNQYSQDPYFLSGYSQDLGGYSSYSSMPAGGSQWHQGGQPRQGEVAAGGAGSSRQSNQSGQGRTSQGRVLVEGVVMPADLIPLDIVDFDVILGVDWLHYNYAHIDCYGKSVTFYRPGLPEVTFVGERSGVRHGVISAIRARKLLSKGCQGYLAHVVLNDVVPSSVEEVGVVRHYPDVFPMICRDCRQTEMWNSLSICFQLKIKDEDVPKTAFRTRYGYYEFLVMPFGLTNAPAAFMRLMNEVFQQYLDKFVIVFIDDILRRWMELLSDYDCTIEYHPGRANVVADALSRKPQGRLNVLYACRVPLLAELRATGVKLELEDRSEAFLDSFQVWPVLVDRILEAQMVDEEIQEMVQLRNEGKKNDLRIRESDGMLMQENRMYISNNEELKKEILDEAHSQDRQKSLADRHATNRVYDVGDWVFLKLSPWRGVVRFGKRGKLSPRYIRPYEITERIGEVAYRLELPPELSKVHNVFHVSMLRHHISDPSHVIPPQPLEINPDLTYDEEPVTILDWKDKVLRNKTVSLVKVLWRNHSVEEATWETEDRMREMYPRTIQPHSELSKVLRKLGDVRLEVLDVRITTFKVGRFSWDFSGEIS; encoded by the exons ATGGGACATCGGGCTTCTCAGTGTCCCCAGGGTCAACAGAGACCTCAGCAAACCACTATGCCACCTCCAGTGCCGATTCAGCAGAGCTTTGGACCAGGCAGTTATGGCCAGTCgagtcgtggtggtgcttaccactacCAGGGTGATGCTGCTCCTTATGCTTCCGGACCGAATCAGTATTCCCAGGACCCTTATTTTCTGAGTGGGTATTCCCAAGACCTTGGGGgttattcttcttattcttccatgCCAGCTGGTGGATCTCAGTGGCATCAGGGAGGTCAGCCCCGTCAGGGGGAAGTTGCTGCTGGTGGTGCAGGATCATCTAGGCAGTCCAATCAGTCAGGCCAGGGACGTACTTCTCAGGGGCGAG TGTTGGTAGAGGGCGTAGTTATGCCAGCTGATCTTattccgttagatattgtggattttgatgtgatccTCGGAgtagattggttgcattataattatgcccatattgattgttatgggaaatcagttactttttatcGCCCTGGACTACctgaggttacttttgtgggtgaaagaagtggggtgagacatggcgttatttctgccataagaGCAAGGAAGTTATTATCGAAGGGTTGTCAAGGATATTTAGCACATGtagtgttaaatgatgttgttcctagcagtgtagaagaagttggtgtggtcaggcattatcctgatgtatttccGATGATTTGCCGggattgccgccagacagagatgtggaatTCTCTAtcgatttgcttccag ttgaagattaaagatgaagatgtacCTAAGACGGCTTTCAGAACCCGTTACGGATATTATGAATTTCTGGTTATGCCCTTTGGGTTGACTAATGCgcctgcagctttcatgaggttAATGAACGAGGTATTCCAAcaatatcttgataaatttgtcattgtttttattgatgatattctg cgaaggtggatggaattgctaagtgattatgattgcactattgagtatcatccgggtcgtgctaatgtggtagctgatgcactgagtaggaaacctcaaggtcgaCTCAATGTTTTATATGCCTGTCGTGTTCCCCTTCTTGCAGAACTGAGggctactggagtaaagttggagttGGAAGATCGAAGCGAAGCTTTTCTCGATAGTTTTCAAGTCTGGCCAGTTTTGGTGGATCGTATACTCGAAGCTCAAATGGTGGATGAGGAAATTCAAGAAATGGTTCAattaagaaatgaagggaaaaagaatgacctcaggattcgagaatcagatggcatgcttatgcaggagaacAGAATGTACATatcgaataatgaggaattaaagaaggaaattttggatgaagcgcatt cTCAGGATCGACAGAAGAGCTTAGCGGATCGACATGCTACTAATCGAGTGTATGATGTGGGTGATTGGGTgtttttgaaattgtcaccttggagaggtgtggtacgATTTGGAAAGAGAGGAAagttaagtcctaggtacataaggccttatgagatcactgagaggattggtgaagttgcttacagattggagttgcctccggagttatctaaggttcataatgtgttccatgtctCTATGCTTCGACATCACATTtctgatccttcacatgtgatccctcctcaaccgctagagattaatccggatttgacgtatgatgaggaaccagtgactatcttggattggaaagataaggttctaaggaataagacgGTGAGCTTGGTGAAggtgttgtggaggaaccattctGTAGAAGAAGCTAcctgggagacagaagatcgaatgagagagatgtacccaAG gacaatccaaccTCACAGTGAACTTAGTAAGgttctaaggaagctcggggacgttcgtttggaagttttggacgtcAGGATCACCACGTTcaaagttggccggttttcatgggatttctccggtgagatttcgtga